In a genomic window of Bacillota bacterium:
- a CDS encoding TetR/AcrR family transcriptional regulator, which produces MIRKSKRVTILHAAARIIQNKGIFNLTLDAVAEEAGVSKGGLLYHFPSKEALVSGMVHHLIQQYVDRIEDSASKDKHHKGKWTRAFMQETFYQVQTNKDMEASLLAAVAVNPSLLEPIQKAYHEWQEQIENDGLDPVDATILRLALDGLWFSALFNLAPLDNNFKEQILNALIEKTK; this is translated from the coding sequence TTGATTAGGAAATCAAAACGAGTAACTATCCTTCACGCAGCTGCCCGGATTATCCAAAACAAAGGTATATTTAATTTAACTCTTGATGCCGTTGCAGAGGAAGCAGGGGTTAGCAAGGGAGGTTTACTGTATCACTTTCCTTCCAAAGAAGCTTTGGTTTCCGGTATGGTCCACCATTTAATTCAACAATACGTTGATCGCATAGAGGACAGCGCAAGCAAAGATAAACACCACAAGGGCAAGTGGACCCGGGCATTTATGCAGGAAACGTTTTACCAGGTCCAGACTAATAAAGACATGGAGGCCAGTTTATTGGCTGCTGTGGCCGTAAACCCCAGCTTGTTGGAACCTATTCAGAAAGCATATCATGAGTGGCAGGAGCAGATCGAAAATGATGGGCTGGACCCGGTTGATGCCACCATATTGCGTTTAGCACTTGATGGTTTGTGGTTTTCAGCATTATTTAACCTGGCACCGTTGGATAATAATTTTAAGGAACAAATTTTGAACGCTTTAATTGAGAAAACAAAGTAA